From Bacillus sp. FSL K6-3431, the proteins below share one genomic window:
- a CDS encoding DUF420 domain-containing protein, translating to MNNSNNTVIGHEKRNYRPAIVTISIILIGAIGVLSGMQGVEDFDAFDVTILPLINAILNSFTFLFLVGALIAILKRNVKIHRRFIYAAFATTSLFLVTYVAFHYLSPSTPYGGEGFMAGFYYFILITHILLAAAIVPLALTSVARAWNMENERHKKIARWTMPIWLYVSLTGVLVYILISPYY from the coding sequence ATGAATAACAGTAATAATACGGTAATTGGACATGAAAAACGTAATTATAGACCGGCAATCGTAACGATCTCTATTATCTTGATTGGTGCGATTGGTGTTCTTTCAGGAATGCAAGGTGTTGAAGACTTTGATGCATTTGATGTGACGATCCTACCTCTCATTAATGCGATTCTCAATAGCTTTACATTTTTGTTCTTAGTCGGTGCTTTGATTGCCATTCTAAAACGAAACGTAAAGATTCATCGTCGTTTTATTTATGCGGCGTTTGCAACAACGTCTCTTTTTCTCGTAACATATGTCGCTTTTCACTATTTATCACCTTCCACACCCTATGGTGGAGAAGGCTTTATGGCAGGCTTTTATTATTTTATTTTAATTACACATATCTTACTAGCTGCAGCAATCGTTCCACTTGCACTTACAAGTGTTGCACGAGCTTGGAATATGGAAAACGAACGCCATAAAAAAATCGCCCGCTGGACAATGCCAATTTGGCTATACGTTAGTTTAACTGGTGTTTTAGTTTATATTCTGATTTCGCCTTACTATTAA
- a CDS encoding DUF4181 domain-containing protein, which produces MIVIIGIIFIIISIISERFIRKNWIVQQPKGRFYQYRHTLHFVLEGLITISFFLLFKDKNDILFGDGRWMFTILSYFFIVSLLRTFVEWKVARKDNLWIINLITTTMFMLHIAASTIVYKMYG; this is translated from the coding sequence GTGATTGTTATCATCGGAATTATCTTTATAATAATTTCAATAATTTCTGAGAGGTTCATCAGAAAGAACTGGATTGTTCAACAACCAAAAGGGCGTTTCTATCAATACCGCCATACATTGCATTTTGTGCTGGAAGGTCTAATCACTATCAGTTTCTTTCTTTTGTTTAAGGATAAAAATGATATTCTTTTTGGTGACGGGAGATGGATGTTTACCATACTTAGCTATTTTTTTATCGTTTCATTGTTACGGACTTTCGTAGAATGGAAGGTCGCCCGAAAGGATAATTTATGGATCATAAACTTGATAACTACCACTATGTTTATGCTCCACATTGCGGCCAGTACGATTGTCTACAAAATGTATGGATAA
- the mmgD gene encoding citrate synthase, whose amino-acid sequence MNIGVNYSPGLDGIIAAETKLSFLDTVQSEIVIQGYDLIKLSEDKQYLDIVYLLLHDRLPILEEKVLLEQELKNEYEIPEDIINILKLLVKETHPMDGLRTGISALAGYDSQLDDRSPVVNKARAYKLLGKVPNIVANSYRILNKQAVVLPRKSLSYSANFFYMITDRVPSAMEEKIFDQSLLLYSEHEMPNSTFTARVIASTQSDLYGCLTGAVASLKGSLHGGANEAVMYMLIEAGTVEQFEILLEKKLANKEKVMGFGHRVYMKKMDPRALIMKQALKQLCDVKGDDILYRMCEAGEAVMEKEKGLYPNLDYYAAPVYYMMGLPIEIYTPIFFSARTVGLCAHVIEQHANNRLFRPRVNYTGERHNRNSLSN is encoded by the coding sequence ATGAATATCGGAGTTAATTATTCACCTGGCTTGGATGGAATTATTGCAGCGGAAACAAAGCTATCTTTCTTAGATACCGTTCAAAGTGAGATTGTCATACAAGGATATGACCTCATTAAATTATCTGAGGATAAACAATACTTAGATATAGTGTATTTACTACTCCATGATAGACTTCCAATTTTGGAAGAAAAAGTATTACTGGAACAAGAATTGAAGAATGAATATGAAATACCGGAAGATATCATAAATATTTTAAAACTGTTAGTAAAGGAAACGCATCCAATGGATGGGTTAAGAACAGGTATTTCTGCATTAGCAGGCTATGATTCGCAATTGGATGATCGTTCACCTGTTGTAAATAAAGCGCGTGCTTACAAATTATTAGGGAAAGTACCTAATATCGTGGCCAACAGCTATAGAATACTAAATAAACAAGCAGTTGTTCTTCCAAGAAAGAGTTTATCCTATAGCGCAAATTTCTTTTACATGATTACAGATAGGGTGCCTTCCGCAATGGAGGAAAAAATATTTGATCAATCTTTATTGTTGTATAGCGAACACGAGATGCCGAATTCCACTTTTACAGCTCGAGTCATTGCTTCAACTCAATCAGATTTATATGGTTGCTTAACTGGTGCAGTAGCTTCATTGAAAGGTAGTTTGCATGGAGGGGCTAATGAAGCAGTCATGTATATGCTTATAGAAGCTGGTACAGTTGAGCAGTTTGAGATATTACTTGAAAAGAAATTAGCAAATAAAGAAAAAGTGATGGGATTTGGTCATCGTGTTTATATGAAGAAGATGGATCCGAGGGCGCTCATCATGAAACAAGCATTGAAACAGCTTTGTGATGTTAAAGGAGATGACATACTTTATCGAATGTGTGAGGCTGGTGAAGCTGTTATGGAGAAAGAAAAAGGCCTTTACCCTAACTTGGATTACTATGCAGCACCAGTATACTACATGATGGGACTCCCAATTGAAATATATACACCGATTTTCTTTAGTGCTAGAACAGTAGGTTTATGCGCGCATGTAATTGAGCAACATGCAAATAATCGACTTTTCCGGCCTCGCGTAAATTATACAGGCGAACGCCATAATCGCAATTCTTTATCAAACTAG
- a CDS encoding metal ABC transporter solute-binding protein, Zn/Mn family codes for MGKKIYIIITVFLLMLVAGCQNSQMEKEGEEGQGEKLNVYTTVYPLQFITKQIGGDSVDVKTIYPPGSDEHTYEPSQRDMINLADSDLFLYIGLGLESFVGKAESTLKNEHVTLAPVGEDLLVTEEVAHEDHNHGEEEADSHAEATHEEHNHGEEEADNHAEATHEEHDNQGHDHGDVDPHVWIDPVLMKELASNVLVSMTEKMPEQKQAFEKNYQSLAKELDKLDVQFKEIAENAKRKKIIVPHAAYGYWELRYGIEQIAISGLSSANEPSQKKLQSIIDVIKEEQVPYILFEQNSHSKLADVVRKETKVEALHIHNLAVLTEKDIKNKDDYLTLMERNLKVLEKALN; via the coding sequence ATGGGGAAAAAGATTTATATAATAATTACCGTCTTTTTACTTATGCTCGTTGCTGGTTGCCAAAACAGTCAAATGGAAAAGGAAGGGGAAGAAGGCCAAGGGGAAAAATTAAATGTGTACACAACCGTTTATCCACTTCAATTTATTACAAAACAAATTGGTGGCGACAGTGTAGACGTTAAAACAATTTATCCGCCAGGATCGGATGAACATACGTATGAGCCATCGCAAAGAGACATGATAAATTTAGCTGATTCAGATTTATTTTTATACATTGGTCTTGGGCTTGAAAGTTTTGTAGGAAAGGCAGAGTCCACTTTAAAGAACGAGCATGTTACACTGGCGCCTGTTGGAGAAGATCTCCTTGTAACAGAAGAAGTAGCTCATGAAGACCATAACCATGGGGAAGAGGAAGCAGACAGTCATGCAGAGGCAACCCATGAGGAACATAACCATGGAGAAGAGGAAGCAGACAATCATGCAGAAGCAACTCATGAGGAGCATGATAATCAAGGTCATGACCACGGAGATGTAGACCCTCATGTTTGGATCGATCCAGTGCTTATGAAAGAGCTGGCTAGCAATGTACTCGTTTCTATGACGGAAAAAATGCCAGAGCAGAAGCAGGCATTTGAAAAGAACTATCAATCTTTAGCAAAAGAATTAGATAAATTAGATGTACAGTTTAAGGAAATAGCAGAAAATGCTAAACGCAAAAAAATTATTGTCCCACATGCGGCATATGGATACTGGGAACTTAGATATGGTATTGAACAAATTGCAATTTCTGGCCTTTCTTCCGCGAACGAGCCTTCACAAAAGAAATTACAGAGTATTATTGATGTCATTAAGGAAGAACAAGTTCCATACATTTTGTTTGAACAAAACAGCCATTCAAAACTTGCTGATGTTGTCCGTAAGGAAACAAAGGTGGAAGCATTACACATTCATAATCTTGCAGTATTAACAGAAAAGGATATTAAAAATAAAGATGATTATTTAACGCTCATGGAACGGAATTTAAAAGTGTTAGAAAAAGCACTAAATTAA
- the prpD gene encoding 2-methylcitrate dehydratase, which translates to MLKTNRINETDVLLEEIADYVLDKEINSNEAFETARYVLLDTVGCGILALQYPECRKLLGPVVPGTVVPNGARVPGTSYVLDPVKAAFNIGCMIRWLDYNDTWLAAEWGHPSDNLGGILAVADYLSRVNIAEGKEALTIKEVLEMMIKAHEIQGVLALENSLNRVGLDHVLFVKIATTAVITKALGGTKEEIINALSNAWLDNASLRTYRHTPNTGSRKSWAAGDATSRAVHLAMMAVKGEMGYPTALSAPNWGFQDVLFNKQELKLARPLDSYVMENVLFKVSYPAEFHAQTAAESAVKLHDEVKDRLDEIDGIIIKTHESAIRIIDKEGPLNNPADRDHCIQYITAIGLIYGDIIADHYEDEVAADVRIDQLRDKMVVVENKQYTVDYLDPNKRSIANALQILYNDGTGSDIVECEYPLGHRFRREEAFPKIIKKFTDNIRTHYSQKQQNTIQEVCLNPNVLTNLKVNEFIDLFIAD; encoded by the coding sequence ATGCTAAAAACCAACAGAATAAACGAAACAGATGTGTTATTAGAAGAAATAGCAGATTATGTATTAGACAAAGAGATTAATAGTAATGAGGCTTTTGAAACGGCACGTTATGTTCTACTTGATACAGTTGGCTGTGGTATTTTAGCGCTTCAATATCCGGAATGTAGGAAATTATTAGGGCCAGTCGTTCCAGGTACAGTTGTTCCAAATGGGGCTCGCGTTCCAGGTACTTCTTATGTACTTGATCCAGTTAAAGCTGCATTTAATATCGGCTGTATGATTCGCTGGTTAGACTATAACGATACATGGTTAGCTGCTGAGTGGGGACATCCGTCTGATAATTTGGGTGGTATTTTAGCAGTAGCAGATTATTTAAGTCGTGTGAATATTGCTGAGGGAAAAGAAGCATTAACAATAAAAGAAGTGCTGGAAATGATGATTAAAGCACATGAGATTCAAGGTGTATTAGCATTAGAAAATAGCCTAAATCGTGTTGGACTTGACCATGTTTTATTCGTAAAGATAGCGACAACTGCAGTTATCACAAAAGCCCTAGGAGGTACAAAAGAAGAAATTATTAACGCATTATCTAATGCATGGCTAGATAATGCAAGCTTACGTACATATCGGCATACTCCAAATACGGGATCACGTAAATCATGGGCAGCTGGGGACGCTACAAGTCGGGCTGTCCACTTGGCAATGATGGCTGTGAAAGGAGAAATGGGCTATCCAACGGCTCTCTCTGCACCGAACTGGGGATTCCAAGATGTGTTATTTAATAAGCAAGAATTAAAGCTTGCTCGTCCACTAGATTCATATGTAATGGAAAATGTATTATTCAAAGTATCTTATCCAGCTGAATTCCATGCACAAACAGCTGCAGAAAGTGCCGTGAAATTACATGATGAGGTAAAGGATCGCCTCGATGAAATTGATGGAATTATCATTAAAACACATGAATCAGCTATTCGAATTATCGACAAAGAGGGACCCCTAAACAATCCTGCAGATCGTGACCACTGTATTCAATACATTACAGCTATCGGTTTAATTTATGGTGATATTATAGCTGATCATTATGAAGATGAAGTGGCGGCTGATGTGAGAATCGATCAATTACGGGATAAAATGGTCGTTGTTGAAAACAAACAATATACGGTTGATTACCTTGATCCGAATAAACGCTCCATCGCTAATGCTCTACAAATATTATATAACGATGGAACGGGTTCAGATATTGTGGAATGTGAATATCCTTTAGGACATCGTTTTAGAAGAGAAGAAGCGTTTCCGAAAATTATCAAGAAATTCACTGATAATATTCGTACGCATTATTCACAAAAGCAACAAAATACCATTCAAGAGGTCTGCTTAAATCCAAATGTATTAACAAACTTAAAAGTAAATGAATTTATAGATTTATTTATCGCAGATTAA
- the rpsN gene encoding 30S ribosomal protein S14, protein MAKRSKIVKEKKRQAMVEKYAALRKELKKNGDYEALRKLPRDSSPTRMHNRCELTGRPRGFIRKFNMSRIAFRELAHKGHIPGVKKSSW, encoded by the coding sequence TTGGCAAAAAGATCAAAGATAGTAAAGGAAAAAAAACGACAGGCAATGGTAGAGAAATATGCCGCCTTGAGAAAAGAATTGAAAAAAAATGGTGATTATGAAGCATTAAGAAAATTGCCAAGGGATTCATCTCCAACAAGAATGCATAATCGATGTGAATTGACAGGAAGACCGCGTGGTTTCATAAGGAAGTTTAATATGTCTAGGATTGCATTTAGAGAGTTAGCGCATAAAGGCCATATTCCAGGAGTAAAAAAATCAAGCTGGTGA
- a CDS encoding GTP-binding protein yields MKKKIPVTVLSGYLGSGKTTLLNHILANKEDKKVAVIVNDMSEINIDAELIKQGGFSRTEEKMVELQNGCICCTLREDLMVEVEKLVKSGNIDYIVIESTGISEPIPVAQTFTIEDESLGIHLADICRLDTMVTVVDGNRFWADFSSGENLIDRKQGMNEVDTREVVDLLIDQIEFADVLLLNKTDLIDEKAIRELMSVLKKLNPRANIYITSHGEISLDKVLNTYLFDFESASQGAGWIKELNEEHFPETEEYGISSFVYRRNRPFHTERWTNWLNEWPEDIVRGKGFFWVATRNDMVGLVSQAGPSVVVQAAGNWLATFPESQRNEILNQEPDLLKDWDEEHGDRKTELVMIGLHMNQLEVIDSLDACLLTDEEMKQDWTKFTDTFPTVEEDYIH; encoded by the coding sequence ATGAAAAAAAAGATACCAGTAACAGTATTAAGCGGATATTTAGGATCAGGTAAGACCACGCTTTTAAATCATATATTGGCAAATAAAGAAGATAAAAAAGTAGCTGTGATTGTAAATGATATGAGTGAAATAAACATTGATGCAGAGCTGATTAAACAAGGAGGATTTTCCCGTACCGAAGAAAAAATGGTAGAGCTACAAAATGGTTGCATCTGTTGTACCCTTCGAGAGGATTTAATGGTTGAAGTAGAAAAGTTGGTAAAATCAGGAAATATTGATTATATCGTGATTGAATCGACTGGTATATCAGAACCGATTCCTGTTGCCCAAACATTTACGATCGAGGACGAATCTTTGGGAATTCATTTGGCTGACATTTGCAGGCTGGATACAATGGTTACAGTCGTGGATGGCAACCGATTTTGGGCTGACTTTTCCTCTGGAGAAAACCTAATTGACCGTAAACAAGGGATGAATGAAGTTGATACAAGAGAAGTCGTGGATCTACTTATAGACCAAATAGAATTTGCGGATGTCCTTTTGCTTAATAAAACGGACCTTATTGATGAGAAGGCGATACGGGAGTTAATGTCCGTATTGAAAAAATTGAATCCTAGAGCCAATATTTATATTACTTCACATGGTGAAATCTCATTAGACAAAGTGTTGAATACATATTTATTTGATTTTGAGTCTGCTAGTCAAGGTGCAGGCTGGATAAAAGAATTAAATGAGGAACATTTTCCTGAGACGGAGGAGTATGGTATTTCATCTTTTGTCTATAGAAGAAATCGACCATTCCATACTGAAAGATGGACAAACTGGCTCAACGAATGGCCAGAAGATATTGTGCGTGGAAAAGGATTTTTCTGGGTTGCTACTAGAAATGATATGGTTGGACTCGTGTCACAGGCCGGTCCGTCTGTCGTAGTTCAAGCAGCAGGAAATTGGCTCGCTACTTTTCCAGAATCTCAGAGAAATGAGATTCTAAATCAGGAACCGGATCTGCTTAAAGACTGGGATGAAGAACATGGTGATCGAAAGACAGAGCTGGTCATGATTGGCCTTCACATGAATCAATTAGAAGTGATTGATTCGCTTGATGCTTGTCTGTTAACTGATGAAGAAATGAAACAGGATTGGACAAAATTCACTGATACATTTCCCACAGTTGAAGAAGATTATATACATTAA
- the prpB gene encoding methylisocitrate lyase → MAWIVNEQSTQAELAERFRKLIEAPGILQIPGTHDAMAGLVAKKSGFQVLYLSGAAYTASRGLPDLGIVSSNEVAERARDIVRATNLPILVDIDTGFGGVLNVARTAREMQEAGVAAVQIEDQELPKKCGHLNGKKLVSMEEMMQKVKVIKQIAPSLIVVARTDARAVEGMEAAIDRVHAYMEAGADAIFPEALQSEEEFRQFAKRVKVPLLANMTEFGKTPYYTADAFADMGYQMVIYPVTSLRVAGKAYERVFDQIRQEGTQASALQDMQTRCELYERIAYHDFEDLDKNIAKTILTKEQ, encoded by the coding sequence GTGGCTTGGATCGTAAATGAACAGTCAACACAAGCGGAATTAGCAGAGCGTTTTCGAAAATTAATAGAAGCACCAGGTATTTTGCAAATACCTGGAACCCATGATGCGATGGCGGGACTTGTCGCAAAAAAATCCGGTTTTCAAGTGCTCTACTTATCAGGAGCAGCTTATACAGCAAGCCGTGGTTTACCTGATTTAGGTATTGTATCTTCAAATGAGGTAGCGGAACGAGCAAGGGATATCGTTCGTGCGACAAATTTACCAATACTTGTTGATATCGATACAGGTTTTGGTGGTGTACTGAATGTGGCACGTACGGCGAGGGAAATGCAAGAAGCCGGTGTAGCTGCCGTTCAAATCGAAGATCAGGAACTTCCAAAGAAATGTGGTCACTTAAATGGGAAAAAGCTTGTATCAATGGAAGAAATGATGCAGAAAGTTAAGGTAATTAAACAGATTGCACCTTCACTCATTGTAGTCGCTCGTACTGATGCACGGGCAGTAGAAGGGATGGAAGCAGCAATCGATAGAGTACATGCATATATGGAAGCAGGCGCGGATGCCATATTCCCAGAGGCACTGCAATCGGAAGAGGAGTTCCGACAGTTCGCTAAGAGAGTGAAAGTGCCATTACTTGCTAATATGACCGAATTTGGCAAAACGCCTTATTATACAGCAGATGCCTTTGCAGATATGGGATATCAAATGGTTATTTATCCTGTAACTTCCCTGAGGGTAGCAGGTAAAGCATATGAGCGAGTCTTTGATCAAATTAGGCAGGAAGGTACGCAGGCAAGTGCTTTACAAGATATGCAAACGCGATGTGAGTTATATGAGAGGATTGCATATCATGATTTTGAAGACCTAGATAAAAATATCGCAAAAACAATTTTAACGAAGGAACAATAA
- the rpmG gene encoding 50S ribosomal protein L33, with protein sequence MRVNITLACTETGDRNYITTKNKRNNPERLELKKYSPRLKRITLHREVK encoded by the coding sequence ATGCGGGTGAATATCACTTTAGCATGTACGGAAACAGGGGATCGTAATTATATAACAACAAAGAATAAACGTAATAATCCAGAAAGGTTAGAACTGAAAAAATATTCGCCTAGATTAAAACGAATTACGTTACATCGAGAAGTTAAATAA